One window of Candidatus Rickettsiella isopodorum genomic DNA carries:
- a CDS encoding S41 family peptidase, whose amino-acid sequence MKLKPLFFFFLTCSLLGFSISLFSSQPKTPSFPEDKLSQDVLRFNRELEIIKNEYVQKTSEHELLQNAMQGMVSGLDPHSSFLDADDLKDLHTATTGEFSGLGLEVGMEEGLLRVITPIDDGPAQKAGIKPGDWIIRINNTPIQGLSLREAVRKMRGQKGSSIQLMLVRRGLHKPLLVNLKRSIIHIQSIKGRLLEPDYAYIRINSFQASTRHDLDRMIAKLKHQQKTPLKGLVLDLRNNPGGLLTSAADVTNAFLDAKQMLYNQVIVYTQGQSSEANMKITAKPNDQIYAGRLIVLINQGSASGAEIVAGALQDNKRAVILGTKSFGKGSVQTVIPLDETTALKLTTALYYTPSGRSIQASGISPDITLDELKINSLAENPAEPIYLHESELKGHLKNGNGNDKTIFSSTTDNNNLVKNDYQLFEALNLLKSMTLLQTTKNIP is encoded by the coding sequence ATGAAATTAAAACCGTTATTTTTTTTCTTCCTCACCTGTTCCTTATTAGGTTTTAGTATCTCACTTTTTTCAAGTCAACCCAAAACGCCCTCTTTTCCGGAAGATAAACTTTCTCAAGATGTGTTACGTTTTAATCGTGAATTAGAAATTATCAAAAATGAATATGTCCAAAAGACTTCAGAACATGAGCTTCTACAAAATGCGATGCAAGGCATGGTGAGTGGACTCGATCCACATTCTAGTTTTTTAGATGCCGACGATTTAAAAGATTTACACACCGCTACAACCGGTGAATTCAGTGGTTTAGGCCTTGAGGTAGGTATGGAAGAAGGCTTATTACGTGTAATAACACCGATTGATGATGGGCCTGCACAAAAAGCGGGTATTAAACCAGGAGATTGGATAATACGTATTAATAACACCCCTATTCAAGGCCTGAGTTTACGCGAAGCGGTAAGAAAAATGCGTGGTCAAAAAGGCAGTTCCATACAATTGATGTTAGTCCGACGCGGTCTACATAAACCGCTCTTAGTTAATTTAAAACGGAGTATTATCCATATCCAAAGCATCAAGGGACGCTTGTTAGAGCCTGATTATGCTTATATTCGGATTAATAGTTTTCAGGCCAGCACACGTCATGATTTAGATCGCATGATCGCAAAATTAAAACACCAACAAAAAACACCGCTCAAGGGTTTAGTATTGGATTTAAGAAATAATCCCGGAGGATTATTAACTTCTGCTGCAGATGTCACTAATGCTTTTCTTGATGCTAAGCAAATGCTCTACAACCAAGTAATCGTCTACACGCAAGGCCAATCATCCGAAGCCAATATGAAAATTACTGCCAAACCGAATGATCAAATCTACGCTGGTAGATTAATTGTTTTAATCAATCAAGGGAGCGCATCCGGAGCCGAAATCGTTGCTGGAGCATTACAAGATAACAAACGCGCCGTTATTTTAGGAACAAAAAGCTTTGGGAAAGGATCTGTACAAACAGTTATTCCGTTGGATGAGACCACTGCACTTAAATTAACCACTGCATTATATTACACCCCTTCGGGTCGTTCGATTCAAGCGTCAGGTATTTCTCCTGATATCACATTGGATGAGTTAAAGATAAATTCCTTAGCTGAAAATCCTGCTGAACCTATCTATCTCCATGAATCCGAGTTAAAAGGCCATTTAAAAAATGGCAATGGTAATGACAAAACTATTTTTTCATCCACAACTGACAACAATAATTTAGTGAAAAATGATTATCAATTATTTGAAGCATTAAATTTATTAAAAAGCATGACATTATTACAAACTACAAAAAATATCCCATAA
- the lgt gene encoding prolipoprotein diacylglyceryl transferase, with amino-acid sequence MLIYPSINPIAFSLGPLKVHWYGLMYAVGFIGAWLLAIYRIKKPNSGWTIDQVSDLLFYTALGVILGGRVGYMLFYDLPNFLSHPWIVFQVWQGGMSFHGGLLGVLCAFYLFSRKTGKHFFDITDFAAPLVPIGLGAGRIGNFINGELWGRVTNVHWGMVFPRAGGLPRHPSQLYEFFFEGVVLFVILWVYSSKKRPRMAVSAWFSLLYGIFRFGLEFFRQPDPQLGFLADNWLTMGQLLSIPMILFGLFLLYKIHSNPMRA; translated from the coding sequence ATGTTGATCTACCCTTCGATAAATCCGATTGCCTTTAGCCTAGGACCACTCAAGGTTCATTGGTATGGCCTTATGTATGCCGTTGGATTTATAGGTGCTTGGTTACTGGCCATTTATCGCATTAAAAAACCGAATAGCGGTTGGACTATCGATCAAGTCAGTGATCTGCTTTTTTACACCGCGCTGGGTGTTATTTTAGGTGGCCGCGTCGGCTATATGTTGTTTTATGATTTACCTAATTTTCTAAGTCATCCTTGGATTGTTTTTCAAGTTTGGCAAGGCGGTATGTCATTTCATGGCGGTCTTTTAGGTGTTTTATGCGCTTTCTATTTATTTAGTCGAAAAACAGGAAAACACTTTTTTGATATTACCGATTTTGCCGCTCCTCTCGTCCCAATAGGATTAGGTGCGGGTCGGATTGGTAATTTTATCAATGGTGAATTATGGGGCCGAGTCACTAATGTGCATTGGGGGATGGTTTTCCCACGTGCTGGCGGCCTACCGAGACATCCCTCACAACTTTATGAGTTCTTTTTTGAGGGCGTCGTATTATTCGTTATCCTCTGGGTTTATTCGAGTAAAAAAAGACCGCGCATGGCCGTTTCAGCCTGGTTTTCCCTTCTATATGGTATTTTCCGTTTTGGACTGGAATTTTTCCGCCAACCGGATCCACAATTAGGTTTCCTTGCTGACAATTGGTTAACCATGGGTCAATTACTATCTATTCCAATGATCCTGTTCGGTTTATTTTTGTTATACAAAATACATAGCAACCCAATGAGAGCGTAA
- the gpmI gene encoding 2,3-bisphosphoglycerate-independent phosphoglycerate mutase gives MSQLNPRPILLLILDGWGYRTKKEHNAIAMANTPHWDQLMQTCPHTLLDASGLAVGLPAGQMGNSEVGHLTMGAGRVLYQDLSRINKNIETREFFKNPCLLAGFKKIQTSQKSVHIIGLLSPGGIHSHEQHWYALLELAAKQGIKSCYLHPFLDGRDTSPKSAAIFLKHLEKKCALLDRGKIASLMGRYYAMDRDKRWERTQVAYDCLTLGEARYNATTALQGLQLAYDRGESDEFVSPTMIHDADKPPVKIQDGDLVIFMNFRADRARQLSHAFLDTQFSGFDRHTQPHLAGFISLTEYASDIPSQIAFPQQTLRHGLGEYLAQHHLKQLRIAETEKYAHVTFFFNGGNEVPAKNETRVLIPSKKVSTYDLTPDMSAVEITQHLLEAIKEKKYDVIICNFANPDMLGHTGNLSATLQGIRCIDDCIGKISMYLQEYGGEAIITADHGNAECMFDEKTQQAHTAHTNEPVPFIYIGRPAKINPVKHPSLADIAPTLLTLLNLHKPKEMTGQSLLTLQ, from the coding sequence ATGTCTCAACTCAATCCACGTCCTATCTTATTACTCATATTGGATGGCTGGGGTTATCGGACAAAAAAAGAACATAATGCCATTGCCATGGCGAATACACCGCATTGGGACCAACTGATGCAAACCTGTCCACACACACTGTTGGATGCATCCGGTTTGGCCGTAGGCTTACCGGCCGGTCAAATGGGTAATTCAGAAGTGGGTCATCTCACTATGGGTGCCGGCCGAGTACTCTATCAAGATTTAAGCCGCATTAATAAAAACATAGAAACAAGAGAATTTTTTAAAAATCCTTGTTTGCTAGCAGGATTTAAAAAAATCCAAACCAGTCAAAAATCAGTACATATCATAGGACTTTTATCACCAGGGGGTATCCATAGTCATGAACAACATTGGTATGCCTTACTTGAATTAGCTGCTAAACAAGGGATTAAATCGTGTTATCTGCATCCTTTTCTCGATGGCCGCGATACATCGCCAAAAAGTGCTGCCATATTCCTAAAACATCTCGAAAAAAAATGTGCACTATTGGATAGGGGTAAAATTGCCAGTCTAATGGGTCGTTATTACGCGATGGATAGAGATAAACGCTGGGAACGTACGCAAGTAGCTTATGATTGTTTAACTTTAGGTGAGGCACGTTACAATGCCACTACCGCTTTACAAGGTTTGCAACTGGCCTATGATCGAGGTGAAAGTGATGAATTCGTTTCGCCTACTATGATACACGATGCAGATAAACCCCCGGTAAAAATTCAAGATGGCGATCTAGTTATTTTTATGAATTTTCGCGCAGATCGCGCACGCCAATTGAGCCATGCTTTTCTTGATACGCAGTTTTCAGGTTTTGATCGACACACACAACCCCATTTAGCGGGATTTATTTCTTTAACGGAATATGCAAGCGATATTCCCAGTCAAATTGCTTTTCCGCAACAAACTTTACGTCATGGTTTAGGTGAATATCTCGCTCAACATCATTTGAAGCAATTACGCATTGCAGAAACTGAAAAATATGCCCATGTCACCTTCTTTTTTAATGGTGGAAATGAAGTTCCTGCAAAAAATGAAACCCGCGTTTTAATCCCTTCAAAAAAAGTAAGTACTTACGATCTCACTCCGGATATGAGTGCTGTCGAAATTACGCAACATCTGCTAGAGGCTATTAAAGAAAAAAAATATGATGTTATTATATGTAATTTTGCGAATCCTGATATGCTAGGACATACTGGAAATTTATCGGCGACTTTACAAGGGATACGCTGTATTGATGACTGTATTGGAAAAATTAGCATGTACTTGCAAGAATATGGTGGCGAAGCCATTATTACCGCTGATCATGGTAATGCTGAATGCATGTTTGATGAAAAGACTCAACAAGCTCATACGGCTCACACGAATGAACCCGTCCCATTTATCTATATCGGTCGACCTGCGAAAATAAATCCAGTCAAACATCCGAGCTTGGCAGATATCGCCCCTACTCTTTTAACCTTACTCAATTTACACAAACCAAAAGAAATGACCGGCCAAAGCTTACTCACACTGCAATAA
- a CDS encoding MATE family efflux transporter, with the protein MPIVHYYSKAFFSESKILLVLSIPLIMSGIIETSVGFFSNIFLAHLGATSLAAGALVNWVFTTLMVIIWGTLSAITTLVARYYGAKKNAEISYVFYAGLLLAIVLMLPAMLLLWNLSPLFLFFGQAPETVKLAQFYLHGLTWAIIPDFIITVLLQFVAGLGRTKTNLTFSLLFVPLSIFFNYSLMFGKFGFPDLGIAGIGWGAAMTFWIITLGFSVYFCLNKSYRIYFKIPRWKKIVPRLYEIFQVGLPMGLTYFFEVGFFLAMSLLMGRISADTLSANQITLQFFWLFSIVTFALAQGITIRVGHSVGQNDKKAVNNSTYVGIFYASAFMFLVAIIYWVFPEKLIAIDFNLHDPNNAVIVRLAKEFLALAALVQLFEAPRFALFGALRGLKDTRFTLLTSILVFWIIALPLGVIALSYGFAGYGIWWATLLAEIIGIFLLVWQYRRKVKEYLFEPNHQTRYIKKTTG; encoded by the coding sequence ATGCCCATCGTTCATTATTATTCCAAAGCTTTTTTTTCAGAAAGCAAAATTCTACTAGTTTTATCTATTCCGCTGATTATGAGCGGTATTATCGAAACATCAGTCGGTTTTTTTTCAAATATATTTCTGGCTCATCTTGGTGCAACAAGTCTAGCGGCTGGGGCCTTAGTGAACTGGGTATTCACGACATTAATGGTAATTATTTGGGGCACACTGTCAGCGATCACCACGTTAGTTGCTCGGTATTATGGTGCAAAAAAAAATGCTGAGATATCCTATGTATTTTACGCTGGCCTATTACTTGCTATCGTTTTAATGTTGCCGGCCATGCTATTATTATGGAATCTTTCTCCGCTATTTTTATTTTTTGGCCAAGCACCTGAAACAGTTAAATTGGCCCAATTTTATCTCCATGGTCTTACGTGGGCAATCATTCCTGATTTTATTATTACTGTATTGTTACAATTTGTTGCCGGTTTAGGCCGAACCAAAACCAATTTAACCTTTAGTTTGCTATTTGTTCCACTCAGTATCTTTTTCAACTATAGTTTGATGTTCGGAAAATTTGGCTTTCCTGATTTAGGTATTGCTGGAATTGGTTGGGGGGCTGCAATGACTTTTTGGATCATCACGCTAGGATTTAGTGTCTATTTTTGCTTAAATAAAAGTTATCGCATTTATTTTAAAATTCCTCGCTGGAAAAAAATAGTTCCGCGACTCTATGAAATTTTTCAAGTCGGCTTACCGATGGGTTTAACCTATTTTTTCGAAGTCGGTTTTTTTCTAGCCATGAGTTTATTGATGGGCCGCATTAGTGCAGATACACTGAGTGCCAATCAGATTACGCTACAATTTTTTTGGCTATTTTCGATAGTGACGTTTGCATTGGCTCAGGGTATTACTATTCGCGTCGGTCATAGTGTGGGTCAAAATGATAAAAAAGCAGTGAATAACTCGACGTATGTCGGTATTTTTTATGCCAGTGCTTTTATGTTTTTGGTTGCAATAATTTATTGGGTTTTTCCAGAAAAACTGATAGCCATTGATTTTAATTTACATGATCCGAATAATGCGGTAATTGTGCGTTTAGCAAAAGAATTTTTAGCCTTAGCCGCTTTGGTACAACTCTTTGAAGCCCCTCGCTTTGCTCTATTTGGTGCACTGCGTGGTTTGAAAGATACACGATTTACTTTGTTGACTTCTATTTTAGTATTTTGGATCATTGCTTTACCCTTAGGGGTTATCGCGTTATCTTATGGTTTTGCTGGCTATGGTATTTGGTGGGCAACCCTCTTAGCTGAAATCATCGGTATATTTTTATTGGTATGGCAATACCGTCGTAAAGTAAAAGAGTACCTTTTTGAACCCAACCATCAGACCCGTTACATTAAAAAAACCACAGGTTAA